The following proteins are co-located in the Methylomonas sp. 11b genome:
- the mreD gene encoding rod shape-determining protein MreD — protein MSRLDFAATVYFIATIGAAMVLRVMSLFPSMDVFNPDWIVLVLIYWSIALPERFGVFSAWSIGLLTDVLTGRLLGQYALIYALICYFSINEHRRLRQFPMVQQCLFVFLCLFASQSIIFGTESMQAGNRLSLSFWYPVLSGTLVWPLVFVVLRYIRVMARIF, from the coding sequence ATGTCGCGCCTTGATTTTGCCGCCACCGTTTACTTCATCGCTACCATAGGCGCGGCGATGGTGCTGCGGGTAATGTCGCTGTTTCCCAGCATGGATGTGTTCAATCCGGACTGGATCGTACTGGTGTTGATTTATTGGTCCATTGCCTTGCCGGAACGGTTTGGCGTATTCAGTGCATGGTCGATAGGCTTGTTGACTGACGTGTTGACCGGTCGCTTGCTGGGCCAGTACGCCTTGATCTATGCGCTGATTTGCTATTTCAGTATCAACGAGCATCGGCGTTTGCGGCAATTTCCGATGGTGCAGCAATGCTTGTTTGTGTTTTTGTGTTTGTTTGCGTCGCAGAGCATTATTTTCGGCACGGAAAGCATGCAAGCCGGCAACCGCTTGTCGCTGTCGTTCTGGTATCCGGTGTTATCCGGGACTTTGGTATGGCCGCTGGTGTTTGTGGTGTTGCGCTATATCCGGGTGATGGCGCGCATCTTTTAA